One window of Candidatus Nitrospira kreftii genomic DNA carries:
- a CDS encoding hypothetical protein (conserved protein of unknown function) has protein sequence MREVLLGGLKVRLVGGSDGHGGGDGPVVLLLHGFGAPGDDLVPLADVIEAPRGTRWLFPEAPLSLNMGFGDARAWWIIDFARIQEDRAAGRVRDLSVEIPHGLALARERFLTFLKELPRQLPIDYKRTVIGGFSQGAMLTCDAVLHTDYPFVGLVQLSGNLLAQSVWDPPMLKRKGMSVFQSHGAQDDILPHIGAERLRDALNQAGLAVDWHSFRGGHEIPEPVLRRLGFFITKRLSA, from the coding sequence ATGCGAGAGGTCTTACTCGGCGGGCTAAAGGTACGGTTAGTCGGTGGCTCCGACGGCCATGGAGGTGGTGATGGTCCCGTCGTCCTGCTCCTGCATGGATTCGGCGCGCCGGGTGACGATCTGGTCCCGCTGGCCGACGTAATCGAGGCTCCAAGGGGAACTCGATGGCTTTTCCCTGAAGCGCCCCTTTCGCTGAATATGGGTTTCGGAGATGCGCGTGCCTGGTGGATTATCGACTTCGCGCGTATCCAGGAAGATCGCGCCGCAGGCCGCGTTCGTGATCTATCTGTGGAAATTCCACACGGCCTAGCCCTGGCACGAGAACGATTCCTGACCTTTCTCAAGGAACTTCCGAGGCAGCTCCCGATCGACTACAAGAGGACAGTCATTGGTGGGTTCTCACAAGGGGCCATGCTCACTTGTGACGCCGTCTTGCATACCGACTATCCGTTTGTCGGTCTCGTGCAACTTTCCGGGAACCTCTTGGCTCAATCGGTCTGGGATCCACCGATGCTCAAACGTAAAGGGATGTCGGTCTTCCAGAGTCATGGCGCGCAGGACGATATCCTTCCGCATATTGGCGCGGAGCGCCTTCGCGATGCGTTGAATCAGGCCGGCCTCGCAGTCGACTGGCACAGCTTCCGAGGGGGGCATGAGATTCCTGAACCGGTCTTGCGACGACTGGGGTTTTTCATCACAAAGAGACTCTCGGCATGA
- a CDS encoding hypothetical protein (conserved hypothetical protein) — MIRRTLETLSFDNTYARLPQAFYARLNPTPFSSSPHLVHANPAAAKLITLDPEQCARPEFAALFGGSVLAPGMEPLAMLYSGHQFGVYVPQLGDGRAILLGEATNDRGERWDLHLKGAGMTPFSRDGDGRAVLRSTIREYLCSAAMQGLGIPTTQALCLVGSDDKVYREQTETGAMLVRMAPSHVRFGTFEVFYYRKQHEHLKTLADYVIEQHFPHLREVSDRYVRFFSEVVERTATLIAQWQAVGWAHGVMNTDNMSILGLTLDYGPYGFMDDYDAGFICNHSDHNGRYAFNQQPYIGLWNVSCLAQALLPLAEKDALKAGLDAYTRRFEREYLQRMREKLGFAEEKPEDDELMRDFLGLLQGSHADYTIVFRELGTFSTVEGTPNHKLREHFLNPDRFDGWAAQYRDRLRNERSRDDERCDRMNRVNPKYVLRNYLAQTAIEKAQLKDFSEIDRLFTLLHDPFTDQPGMESYALPPPNWGKHLSVSCSS, encoded by the coding sequence ATGATTCGGCGCACACTGGAAACGCTTTCCTTCGACAATACCTACGCCCGTCTTCCTCAAGCCTTCTACGCACGGTTGAACCCGACTCCGTTCAGCTCCTCGCCTCATCTGGTTCACGCGAATCCTGCAGCAGCCAAACTGATCACGCTTGATCCAGAGCAATGTGCCCGGCCGGAATTCGCGGCGTTGTTCGGCGGGAGCGTTCTGGCGCCTGGGATGGAGCCGCTTGCGATGTTGTATTCCGGCCATCAATTCGGAGTCTATGTGCCACAGCTCGGTGATGGACGAGCGATTCTCCTCGGCGAAGCGACGAACGACCGAGGTGAGCGATGGGATCTCCATCTTAAGGGCGCCGGGATGACGCCGTTTTCCCGTGATGGAGACGGCCGAGCAGTGCTTCGGTCGACGATCCGTGAATATCTCTGCAGCGCCGCGATGCAGGGCCTTGGGATTCCAACCACACAGGCACTCTGTCTGGTCGGGAGCGACGACAAAGTGTATCGTGAACAGACCGAAACCGGCGCGATGCTGGTCCGCATGGCACCCTCACATGTCCGCTTCGGCACGTTCGAAGTCTTTTATTATCGAAAGCAGCATGAGCATCTCAAAACGCTGGCCGACTATGTGATCGAGCAACATTTCCCCCATTTGCGCGAGGTTAGCGACAGGTACGTACGCTTCTTCAGCGAAGTTGTGGAACGGACCGCCACGTTGATTGCTCAGTGGCAGGCTGTCGGCTGGGCTCACGGGGTCATGAACACAGACAATATGTCGATCCTTGGTCTCACGCTCGACTATGGGCCCTACGGATTTATGGACGACTATGACGCGGGCTTCATCTGCAACCACTCGGACCACAACGGCCGCTATGCCTTCAACCAACAGCCCTACATCGGGCTATGGAATGTCAGCTGTTTGGCTCAAGCCCTGTTACCCTTGGCGGAAAAAGACGCGCTGAAGGCGGGACTTGATGCGTATACTCGACGGTTTGAACGGGAGTATCTCCAGCGCATGAGGGAAAAATTGGGGTTCGCGGAGGAGAAACCAGAGGATGATGAACTCATGCGCGACTTCCTGGGTCTTCTGCAGGGCAGCCACGCCGATTACACGATCGTGTTCCGGGAACTTGGCACGTTTTCGACGGTCGAGGGAACGCCGAACCACAAACTGCGTGAACACTTTCTCAATCCTGACCGCTTCGATGGGTGGGCTGCGCAGTATCGGGATCGACTGCGGAACGAACGCAGCCGTGACGACGAACGCTGTGACCGCATGAATCGGGTGAATCCAAAATACGTGCTGCGCAACTACCTTGCTCAAACAGCGATTGAGAAAGCGCAGCTCAAAGACTTCTCTGAGATCGATCGCCTCTTCACCCTTCTCCACGACCCCTTCACCGACCAGCCGGGCATGGAGTCCTATGCTCTTCCTCCACCGAATTGGGGCAAACATCTCTCTGTCAGCTGCTCATCGTAA
- a CDS encoding hypothetical protein (conserved protein of unknown function) — protein MESAIRNTIIKFEQEFLGRGPDEVRALVARDLVVVRLKGVLTPAERQLAKTAEGVEMVKQLRQNLIAQGRDKLCEQVSEITGAKVLGLFTDIDVQLGERVFVFTIDREIQNISR, from the coding sequence ATGGAAAGCGCAATCCGTAACACCATCATCAAGTTTGAACAGGAGTTTCTGGGGCGAGGTCCTGATGAAGTCCGTGCGCTGGTCGCACGCGATCTCGTCGTCGTCCGACTCAAAGGCGTGCTGACGCCGGCCGAGCGGCAATTAGCGAAGACCGCCGAAGGCGTCGAGATGGTCAAGCAGCTCCGGCAAAATTTGATCGCTCAAGGACGTGATAAGCTCTGTGAGCAGGTCAGCGAGATCACCGGCGCCAAAGTCCTAGGCCTGTTCACTGATATCGATGTGCAACTCGGCGAACGCGTGTTTGTCTTTACCATAGATCGAGAGATTCAAAACATCAGCCGATAA